GTTGTAACATATGGATAATCCAATATCCTCTCATCCGAGGTCACAAGTGCACAGTCATATACCCTGGCTGTAGCTACAATGATCTGATCTGCGGGGTCACGATGAAATTGTCCCGGTAATCTGGTTGATTCAATGGCTATCTCTGGTGTTAGCGCAAGCAAGTGGACGCCGGGATAACTGAGTGCCTGTTCAAACCACTCCTCCAGTGGGCACGGCAACTCTAAACGGCCATACTCAGCCAGCTTGGCTATCTCCCAACACGAAATAGCGCTGATTCCAATCGCGTCCTCCTCGTGAGCGGTTATGATCTCAACCTGAGTTGGGGTGAGATGCTCATCCCCATGCACCCACCACACCCAGATATGAGTATCGAGCACGATCATTGCAATGCTTCCCAATCATCCTCGGCGACGCTATCGAATGGCGCAAGGTAGCGGACCGGCTTACCCCGCAAAGGATAGCGTTCTTTTTCCTTAGGCTTGCGAAAACGGCTGAGGATGATAACCTCCACCTCCTCCCCCGCACGAAAAGGAAGGCCTCTAATGATAAGGGTTCCATCCTGAGCAACAACGGTTTCAATCCGATAAGCTTCCATATCCTCTTCTCCCTTCCCCCTCTATACACAAACTCCTGAAAATAACCGCTCACCACCCAAACTCAATCGCTCTTCAGAGCGCCAAGGGAGGAAGGTCGGCCACAACAATCAAAGTATATCACATAGGTCCCCGGTTGTGAAGCGATAGGGAGAGCCGGTGGATCTTGGCCATACTTCACCTACGTCGACGTGGGAGCCGCCGCAGCAAGCAACCACGCCACCCAGGCATCTATCCCCTCGCCTGTGCGGCAGGAGATCTGCAGAATCGGCACCGTGGGGTTGATGGCCCGCACCGCCCGCTGGAAGATCTCCCAGTCGAAGTCGATGTAGGGAATCAGGTCGATCTTGTTACCACGTCCATGTCCATGAAACTGGACGGGTACTTGATCGGCTTGTCATGCCCCTCTGGGACGCTGGCCACCAGCACCCGCCAGTGCTCGCCCAGGGCGAAGTTGGTGGGGCACACCAGGTTGCCCACGTTCTCGATCAACAGGATATCCACCCCGTCCAGATCGAGCTGGCGCAGGGCACCGGCCACCATGGGAGCGTCCAGATGGCACCCACCGCCGGTGTTGATCTGCACCGCGGGCACGCCAGCCTCCCGCACTTTATCCGCATCCACGCTGGAGGCCAGATCGCCCTCGATCACGGCCAGCCGGGCCTGATCGCCCATCGCCTCAATGGTGCGCAGGATCAGGCTCGTCTTGCCCGCTCCGGGCGAGGCCATGAGGTTCACCGCCAACACGCCTGCCCGATCCAACAAGGATCGGTTCTCTCGCGCCAATCGCTCGTTGGCGCCCAGGATCTGCTCCTCAACTTTGATCTCCATCACTCTCCTCGGACACGGCGATGCTCTCGATGTACATCTCCTTGCCGGCTACGATGTCGCCGCCCAAGCCACCACACTCCGGGCAGACCCATATCTGCCCATCCGCCGGCTCGTATACGTGACCGCACCCCTGACAGCGGATGCGCCCGGGCTGGCGCCTAATCTCCAGCCGAGCCCCTTCCGCCAGCGTATCCTTGCTCAGGATATCGAAGTAGAACTGGATCGAATCCGGCACGAACCCGGTGAAGTCCCCCACCACCAACCGAATGTGGGTGACCCGCGTCGCCCCGGCGGCGGTCGCGTGGCGCTCGACGATCTCCAGGATGCTCTCCGTCACAGGCAACTCGTGCATGAACGTATTGTAGCACGGGTGGGTATCGGGCTCAACTCGCGGGCAGAGGAGCTGAACCCAGCTACGTCCCCTATCAGGGAAACGCCGGGGAAACCTCCCCCCCAAAGGCAACATCCTCATCTGCCCGTCACACGGAAGGTAAAGCGCCTTGCCACAAATCCTCTCACGCATGTATAATCGCATGCAAAAGAGCCGGAACGCACATAGATCCTTACCTCGCTCCTCAACATGCTCCTTGACATCTCATGAGTCAACTTGGCCACGGCCAGTCCTACTGCCCCAACGGGCTCGCCGAAAGGCTGGCGCGCGCCCCGGGCAACGATGGCCCTTGTACATTCAAAAGGAGACATGAATCATGAAGATCGACCTGCTCGCCGTCCTGTCCCGCCTTTCGGCAGGCGGGATCCTCGTGCGCTGCGCGCGGCTCGCCATCGCGATCGCCCTTCCCCTGCTCGCCTGCGCCAGCCTGGTCTGGGCGTTCGCCGAGGAGCCCATCCGCTTTCGCGACCCTTACACCGGCCAGACGGGGGAGGAGTGGGAGGAGATCAGCACGATCCACGATGACCTGACCTACGTGCTGGCCCTGGCCGCCGGCTTCTCCGTCACCGACAGCATCACGCTGCAGATCTGGGACCAGTTGGTCGACTCGGAGCAGATCGGGCCCGGCGACGCGATCTCGTACACCAACTGCGCTGGGGGAGCGTTTTACCCCACGCCCGATCCCGATGAGGTGTGCGGCTGGCAACCCCATACCCACATGATCTGGCCGATGTGGGACAGCATGCAGGATAAGGACACCTGCGTGACCTCCAGATTCGGGCCGTATTCACCGTTCTTCCACTTCCCGCACAACAACGATCGAGAGCTGGGCGCGCTTCGCGACTGGGGATGGGGGGTGACGAGCACGCTGACGGCCTACGAGGCTTACGCCTGGGGTGGGCCGGCCGAGCCCACCGTGATGCAGGCCTCCTGCCTCTACACGCGCACCGCCGTCATCACCACGAGCATCCAGGCCGGATCGCTGGAGGCCTTCGCGACCTACCTGCACTCCCTGGCCGATTACTACTCGCACAAGGAGTGCATCGCCCACATGGATAGCCTGGGGATGCCCTGGGCTACCCACACGCTGGCCGGGCACCCTGCATGCGATTACAACCCCCTCGACCCCCAACCCGACGACGTGCACGGACGTGAGTTCTACACATACACCGACTCCCAGCGCACGGACGCCGCCATCCAGCATATTTACAGCGAGCTGGCCGCCCGCAGCCGACAGCGGGAGGGGACACACTATCCGCTCAGCATGGACACGCCGCTGACGGCCATCGACGGCAGCCCCACCCTGAGCGAGACGCTGTACACGTTCGTCCATCAGTGGGACTTCGAGCACCCGGCCCAACGGCGGGCCTGGGCCGACCGCATCGCCGCCGCCGTGCTGGCTCAGCGATCGCCGACCCACCGCGTGTACTGGCCGCTGATGATCCAGAGCACCACGACCGTGTCAACCTCCGCGGCCGCCGTACAAGCCCCCCAGCCCGACACCCCGCCGCCATCATCCGACTGGGGGGAGCCGGTGATCGGCATCACCGGCACGTACACCGTCTACAAGAAGGACTTCGTCTACGGCACGACTCCGTTCCTGATCACGGACATGCGACCCGATAGCGAGGGCAAGACATACTCGGACAAGGAAAGTTACGAGATCCGAGCGCTGACCATCTATCGGGCACATGACGGCCAGGCGTTGCTGGACCACCAACCGGTGGTGTTCTTCGTGCACGGTGGCGGCTGGACCGATGGGTACAGGGACTGGTACTCCTTCGTAGCCCGCCCCTTCACCGGCGAGAAGGGCTGGGTCACCGTGGTCATCGACTATCGCCTGACCTCCGACCAGGTCTTCATCGCCGATCAATATTGCCCTGACAGGGACACCTGTGGTCAGCCGGGGAACGAACCCTATCGCACCAAGGCCGCCTGGTACCCCGACAATATCGACGACGTGGCAGCCGCCTTTCGATGGGTGATGGACCACATCGAAGAGAACGGCGGAGACGCCGACGCGATCGTGGTCTTCGGCCACTCGGCGGGGGGACATCTGGCATCGCTGCTGGCCACGCATCCCGACCACGCGACCACTTTGCGGCCGGCGATCCAGGGAGTCATCAGCATGAGCGGCGCCTATGAGCTAACCGACCTCAACCACGCCTTCTGGAGCAGCGTGGTCACACAGACCTTCCGTGGCGGATTCGACAACGCCGAGGCCCTCGAACAGGCGTCCCCTTCCACCTACGTGATATCCGGCACCACGTTGCCCCCCTTCTACCTGCTCTATGCAGAGGATGAGCTGCTCAACCTCACGGAGCAAAGCATCCTCTTCAAGAACCAGCTAGAGGCGCAGGGGCAGAGGGTAACGATCAGCTATCTGGCAGGCTACGGCCACTACTCGGAGATGGAGGCGATCGCCCGCATCGATGAGACGCCCACCCGGCTGATCGTCAACTGGATCGAAGGACTCCTGCGCAAGCCGCTCTACTTTCCCTTGATCATCGATGAAGGGAGCACCTGAGCGAATAGGGCCCGGAAGGGTGTGAAAACCCATTTGAAAAAGCCCTACAACGCCGTAAATGGAATTTGACAGTTCTCAACAGGTCTGATATAATGACTCTCACGAACGGGTAAGATTCCAAGTCAGTGTCATAAAGTGCACGCCTGGACTTTTACAAGTCCAGGCGGCTTGTTTTTATAGGCCGCTTGGATCCTGCCCCAAGAAACTACAAGTGTCTTTGAAAGGAAGAAAGACTGTGAACGATCGTGAAACTGGAACCGTAAAATGGTTCAACGACTCCAAGGGCTACGGCTTTATCTCGCGCGAGAACGCCGAGGACGTCTTCGTCCATCACACGGCCATCCTGATGGATGGTTTCAAAACGTTGGACGAGGGACAGCGCGTCGAGTTCTCCGTTGAGCAGGGCCCCAAGGGTCTGCAAGCCGTCAGCGTCGTGCCTCAGTAGGCCAAAGGGAGATAGTGTAACGTGACCCAGAAAATATACGTCGGCAACATGAGCTACGACACGACGGAAGGTAGGCTGCAAGAGCTGTTCGCAGCCCACGGAGAGGTACTCTCGGTTAACGTGGTGACAGACCGCTACACCGGGCGCCCTCGGGGCTTCGCCTTCGTCGAGATGGCAACGGATGAGGCCGCCCAGGCGGCCATCGCCGCACTGAACGGCCAGGAAGTCGACGGCCGACCCCTTACCGTGAACAAGGCCCGTCCCCCGGGACAGCGCGGCGGCGACCGAGGCCGACGCGACCGTCGTGGGTGGTAAAGCCGACGAACTCTATAAAGTAAGCGCCGTCTCTGCGCCGTACAGACCGTAGCGTCCTACCGGCCAGAGGCCGCAAAAGAGAAACCGACCGAAAAGGGCCAGCAATCCGTTGCTGGCCTTTTTTGTGTGTCCCGTCCCGGCCAAAGTGGAAGGCCCCCAGGCGCCTGGGGGCCTTCGGAGAGAGGGAAAGGGAAGGGAGGGCAAGCTCTATCAGAACTCCTGCGCCGCCTCTTTCAGGACGGCGGGAACACCACCAGGCAAATTCGCCACGATCTGCTCCGCCGCCGCCTCGCACAGCTCCTTCGCCTCGGGCGACAGCTCCATGCCGAAGCCAAACCGATACCCACGCACCGATACCAGGTATCCCACCGGCGCCCGACCGTAGAGGGTCGATGCGACCTCCAGCAACGTCGCCGGCGTCAGGTGGTGGGTGAAGGAAGAGGGCACATAGCCAGGTTCCAGCCTCTCCCAGCGGATCGTCTCCTCGTAAGCGCCCGTATGCGCATCGACGAAGTAGACCACATCGTAGTCGATGATGAGCTCCGCCAGCTCAGGGACGAGCTGCGGCTGGAACACCAGATCCACCGCTTGCCCCAGGTCCGACAAGCCATCGTCATCCAGCGTGAGCGGCGGTCGCCCCAGCCGCCTGGCCACCGCGTTGACCACGTGGAACCCAATGCCGTCGTCCTCCCGGCTGAGGTTGCCGTATCCCAGGACCAGGACGCGCCGCTCGTCCCTCATCTCGCTCCTCATCCGCCAGATCGAGTCATCCATCTCGGCGCAGCGTCTCCACCACCGCGCCCTGGGGATCGACGATGTCCACGATGATCGGCATCTGACCCACCGCATGCGTCGAGCAGGAGAGGCAGGGATCGTACGCCCGGATGGCCGCCTCCACCCGATTCAGCAACCCCTCGCGGATGGTCTGGCCGCTGAGATAGGTCTTGGCCACCGTCTCCACCGCCTTGCTCATCGCCCAGTTGTTGTGCCCGGTGGCGACGATCAGGTTCACCCGTTCCAACTGGCCGTCCTCGTTGGCCCAGTAGTGATGGAACAGGGTGCCGCGCGGGGCCTCGATGATGCCTACGCCCTCGCCCTTGAACTCACGATGGGTATTCACGATGTCCTTGCTCAGGATATCGGGGTCGTCCAGCAACACCTTCACCCGCTCGGCGGCGAAGAGGGTCTCGATCAGCCGGGCATAATGGTAGTAAAGGGTGTTCTCCACCGGCTTGCCATCGTTCAACGCCTTGAACGTCTTCAACTCCTCATTGGCCAGTGGCGTATCGCACTTCTCCGCCACGTTGAGTCGTCCCAACGGCCCTACCCGGTAGACGCCATCCGGCCATCCCCGCTTCTTGTAATAGGGGAATTTCAGGTAGGACCAGTCCTCCACGCGCTCGGCGATGTAATCCAGGTAATGATGGCCGTCGAACTCCTCCCATCGCTCGCCGTCAGAGCCGATCAGGCGGCATACCCCGTCGTACAGCTCCAAACCGCCTTCGTCCGTCACCAGCCCCATATATCCGCTGGAGAAGACGGCGAACCTCTCGACGTCCTCCCGGTTCTTCTCCGCCCAATCCTTGACGATGGCGATGCCCTCCTGGATGGTGGCGATGGCCTCATCCACCCCCGCCAGGATCTGGTCCCGCCCAGCCGGCTCCAGCGCCTTGTTGACCCCGCCGGGGATCGCGAAATTCGGATGCACCCGACGGCCGCCCAGGATGCGGATGATCTCCTGTCCGAACTTGCGCAGGCGCACCGCCTTTACGGCCAGCTGTGGGTTCGCCTGGAGCAGGCCGATCACGTTTCGCTTGGCCGGGTCCGCGTCGAAGCCCAGCAACAGGTCGGGGCCGGCGAGCTCGAAGAAGTGCATGCCATGGCTCTGGATCACCTGGCCCATATGCATGAGGTCCCGCAAGAGATGAGCCGGACGGGGAGCCGGCGCCCCCACGAGGTCGTCACAGGCCTTGGCCGATGCCAGGTGGTGGCTCACCGGGCAAATGCCACAGATGCGGGGGGTGATCATGGGCATCTCGAAGTACATCCGCCCTTCGCAGAACTTCTCGAACCCTCGGAACTCGTTGATGTGCAGGTACGCCTGTTCGACGTTCCCGCTCTCGTCGATATGAATGGTAACCTTCGCGTGACCTTCGATGCGGGTTACCGGCTCAATCGTGATCTTCTGCGTCGCCATATCCACTCCCCCCATCAGTGCCAGTGAAGCTTCTCGTCCTTGATCTCCGGTATCCGCCCCTGCGCCAGCTCGCTCAAGACGTAGTAGATCACGTCAGGATCAGGCGGGCATCCCGGGACAAAGACGTCCACATCCACCACCTCACGCAAGGCTCGGACCGGGGTTGGGGAACCCAGCTCAGGGCTCGAGGGGATCTTCCCTTCCTCGTCGGTGCTCTCCGTCTCCACATACGCCCTGCGCAGGGCCTCCTCCAGCTTGAAGAAGTTCCGCATGGCAACCACACCGCCGAACACGGCGCAATCCCCCATCGCCACCAGGATCTTGCAACGCGCGCGCATCCGCTTGGCGACCTCTTCATTGGTGGTCAGATTGACCGCGCCGGTCAGGATGCCCACATCGACCCCATCCTCATCCGGCTCTTTGAGGTCCGTGATGGGCGTCGCCCGGATATCCACGAGCTTCGCGATCTCCGCGATACGCTCGTCGATGTCCAGCAAGGACATGTGGCACCCAGCGCAAGCCGCCAGCCAGTCGCTCGCGATCTTCGGTTTCGCCATTCTCAATGCTCCTTTTCCACCTATAGAAGTA
The sequence above is a segment of the Chloroflexota bacterium genome. Coding sequences within it:
- the hypA gene encoding hydrogenase maturation nickel metallochaperone HypA — protein: MTESILEIVERHATAAGATRVTHIRLVVGDFTGFVPDSIQFYFDILSKDTLAEGARLEIRRQPGRIRCQGCGHVYEPADGQIWVCPECGGLGGDIVAGKEMYIESIAVSEESDGDQS
- a CDS encoding RNA-binding protein, yielding MTQKIYVGNMSYDTTEGRLQELFAAHGEVLSVNVVTDRYTGRPRGFAFVEMATDEAAQAAIAALNGQEVDGRPLTVNKARPPGQRGGDRGRRDRRGW
- a CDS encoding cold-shock protein; amino-acid sequence: MNDRETGTVKWFNDSKGYGFISRENAEDVFVHHTAILMDGFKTLDEGQRVEFSVEQGPKGLQAVSVVPQ
- a CDS encoding Ni/Fe hydrogenase subunit alpha, with product MATQKITIEPVTRIEGHAKVTIHIDESGNVEQAYLHINEFRGFEKFCEGRMYFEMPMITPRICGICPVSHHLASAKACDDLVGAPAPRPAHLLRDLMHMGQVIQSHGMHFFELAGPDLLLGFDADPAKRNVIGLLQANPQLAVKAVRLRKFGQEIIRILGGRRVHPNFAIPGGVNKALEPAGRDQILAGVDEAIATIQEGIAIVKDWAEKNREDVERFAVFSSGYMGLVTDEGGLELYDGVCRLIGSDGERWEEFDGHHYLDYIAERVEDWSYLKFPYYKKRGWPDGVYRVGPLGRLNVAEKCDTPLANEELKTFKALNDGKPVENTLYYHYARLIETLFAAERVKVLLDDPDILSKDIVNTHREFKGEGVGIIEAPRGTLFHHYWANEDGQLERVNLIVATGHNNWAMSKAVETVAKTYLSGQTIREGLLNRVEAAIRAYDPCLSCSTHAVGQMPIIVDIVDPQGAVVETLRRDG
- a CDS encoding NADP oxidoreductase; the encoded protein is MAKPKIASDWLAACAGCHMSLLDIDERIAEIAKLVDIRATPITDLKEPDEDGVDVGILTGAVNLTTNEEVAKRMRARCKILVAMGDCAVFGGVVAMRNFFKLEEALRRAYVETESTDEEGKIPSSPELGSPTPVRALREVVDVDVFVPGCPPDPDVIYYVLSELAQGRIPEIKDEKLHWH
- a CDS encoding alpha/beta hydrolase, which produces MKIDLLAVLSRLSAGGILVRCARLAIAIALPLLACASLVWAFAEEPIRFRDPYTGQTGEEWEEISTIHDDLTYVLALAAGFSVTDSITLQIWDQLVDSEQIGPGDAISYTNCAGGAFYPTPDPDEVCGWQPHTHMIWPMWDSMQDKDTCVTSRFGPYSPFFHFPHNNDRELGALRDWGWGVTSTLTAYEAYAWGGPAEPTVMQASCLYTRTAVITTSIQAGSLEAFATYLHSLADYYSHKECIAHMDSLGMPWATHTLAGHPACDYNPLDPQPDDVHGREFYTYTDSQRTDAAIQHIYSELAARSRQREGTHYPLSMDTPLTAIDGSPTLSETLYTFVHQWDFEHPAQRRAWADRIAAAVLAQRSPTHRVYWPLMIQSTTTVSTSAAAVQAPQPDTPPPSSDWGEPVIGITGTYTVYKKDFVYGTTPFLITDMRPDSEGKTYSDKESYEIRALTIYRAHDGQALLDHQPVVFFVHGGGWTDGYRDWYSFVARPFTGEKGWVTVVIDYRLTSDQVFIADQYCPDRDTCGQPGNEPYRTKAAWYPDNIDDVAAAFRWVMDHIEENGGDADAIVVFGHSAGGHLASLLATHPDHATTLRPAIQGVISMSGAYELTDLNHAFWSSVVTQTFRGGFDNAEALEQASPSTYVISGTTLPPFYLLYAEDELLNLTEQSILFKNQLEAQGQRVTISYLAGYGHYSEMEAIARIDETPTRLIVNWIEGLLRKPLYFPLIIDEGST
- a CDS encoding hydrogenase maturation protease; translated protein: MRDERRVLVLGYGNLSREDDGIGFHVVNAVARRLGRPPLTLDDDGLSDLGQAVDLVFQPQLVPELAELIIDYDVVYFVDAHTGAYEETIRWERLEPGYVPSSFTHHLTPATLLEVASTLYGRAPVGYLVSVRGYRFGFGMELSPEAKELCEAAAEQIVANLPGGVPAVLKEAAQEF
- a CDS encoding type II toxin-antitoxin system VapC family toxin, with translation MIVLDTHIWVWWVHGDEHLTPTQVEIITAHEEDAIGISAISCWEIAKLAEYGRLELPCPLEEWFEQALSYPGVHLLALTPEIAIESTRLPGQFHRDPADQIIVATARVYDCALVTSDERILDYPYVTTVK